One genomic region from Haloterrigena gelatinilytica encodes:
- a CDS encoding site-specific recombinase xerd, which yields MSEETENIVLVPEPSAKYLNPRQRVSYRDHRSKLVDWMLSEGKDPKRSIGYAHSTTRQRAYRLDTLYRKTWQAENRYTENITPTHANAWIQELAETDYSQSYRHCCQKAAQTLFKWKRHEFGSAVEWEPNLSFASRSLHNPRDFLTRDERERVREAALEYRGIPDYDAVTPDERERWRRYLAQRLGKSKDDVTVDDWEAANSWKIPSLLWTTLDVGLRPIEVR from the coding sequence ATGAGTGAAGAAACCGAAAACATCGTCCTCGTACCCGAACCGTCAGCGAAATACCTCAACCCTCGACAGCGCGTCTCCTACCGAGACCACCGGAGCAAGCTCGTCGACTGGATGCTCTCCGAGGGAAAAGATCCGAAGCGATCGATCGGCTACGCCCACTCGACGACTCGTCAACGAGCATACCGGCTCGACACGCTTTACCGAAAAACGTGGCAGGCAGAGAACCGATACACGGAGAACATCACCCCTACGCACGCGAATGCATGGATACAGGAACTAGCGGAGACGGATTACTCCCAAAGCTACAGACACTGCTGTCAGAAAGCGGCACAGACGTTGTTCAAGTGGAAACGACACGAGTTCGGCAGCGCAGTCGAATGGGAGCCGAACCTATCGTTTGCATCGCGATCGCTACACAACCCGCGCGATTTCCTCACGCGTGACGAACGGGAGCGCGTCCGAGAGGCCGCGCTCGAATATAGAGGTATTCCCGACTACGACGCCGTCACGCCGGACGAGCGCGAGCGCTGGCGGCGGTACCTCGCACAGCGATTGGGCAAGTCGAAGGACGACGTAACAGTAGACGACTGGGAAGCCGCGAACAGCTGGAAGATACCGTCGCTACTGTGGACGACACTGGACGTCGGGCTGCGTCCGATCGAAGTGCGGTGA
- a CDS encoding four-helix bundle copper-binding protein: protein MALTQIDHVSESEEMQECIDSCFECAQACEWCADECAGEGEGMAECLRLCRDVADLATMHARFMVRNSGYSSDLAAITADACEECADECEQHDAEHCQVCADVLRDCAETCRNMASA from the coding sequence ATGGCACTGACCCAGATCGACCACGTCAGCGAAAGCGAGGAGATGCAAGAGTGTATCGACAGCTGCTTCGAATGCGCACAAGCCTGTGAGTGGTGTGCCGACGAATGCGCCGGCGAGGGCGAGGGGATGGCCGAGTGTCTGCGGCTCTGCCGGGACGTCGCCGACCTGGCGACCATGCATGCACGGTTCATGGTCCGCAATTCCGGCTACAGCTCGGACCTCGCCGCGATCACCGCCGACGCCTGCGAGGAGTGCGCCGACGAGTGCGAGCAACACGACGCCGAGCACTGTCAGGTCTGTGCGGACGTCCTCCGCGACTGTGCGGAGACCTGCCGAAACATGGCGTCGGCCTGA
- a CDS encoding universal stress protein: MTSCLYVIDPADFHGAATMEATVPATYDALREQQEDTTDQILSDAEDRAERVNGIVDTERMVGSPARSIVEFADGHDIDHIVIGTHGRTGTSRVLLGSVAEAVTRRAPVPVTVVR; encoded by the coding sequence ATGACATCGTGTTTATACGTGATCGATCCCGCCGACTTCCACGGTGCTGCCACGATGGAAGCGACTGTCCCGGCGACCTACGACGCGCTTCGGGAGCAACAGGAAGATACCACGGATCAGATACTCTCGGACGCCGAAGACCGAGCCGAGAGGGTGAACGGAATCGTCGATACGGAACGGATGGTCGGATCGCCCGCCCGCTCTATCGTCGAATTCGCGGATGGGCACGACATCGATCACATCGTCATCGGAACGCACGGGCGGACCGGGACGAGTCGCGTTCTGTTGGGAAGCGTCGCCGAAGCGGTTACGCGTCGCGCTCCGGTACCGGTCACGGTCGTTCGCTGA
- a CDS encoding glycoside hydrolase family 15 protein → MQYKPLEEYGAIGDGNTVALVGRDGSIDWCSFPHVESPSVFAAILDADRGGHFAVRPTQSFESVQQYRDRTNVLETTFRTAGGSATVTDFMPVAEATESVTDDRSPTVYRKLGCEDGSLELAVAFEPRFDYARDVPDVELTNEGVVAGDDDKRVIVSSDVPLEPSADGHAADATVTLEAGETRWLVLSYGEAVPHEPSCHQKTLADTVEYWREWTHDCDGTDCPVGGPWHDLAVRSSLVLKLLLHRESGAVCAAPTTSLPEDLGGVRNWDYRFNWIRDAAFTVRVLSELGHLEEARSYFELCLDHCRGHDPESVPPVYGLHGEAVSDETVLDHLSGYEGSAPVRIGNAAKNQHQLDVYGELILTIYESIRYGEPMTYDDWSVMRDLIDYVCEGWDEPDAGIWEVRSDYEQFVYSKVMCWTALDRGIELAETADDLSAPIARWRTCRDDVRRAILERGYSEEADSFVRSFGDEEVLDASNLLVPIVGFLPPDDARVQGTIDATIERLTTDDGLVRRYEGDDGLPGEASPFVVCSFWLVSALALSGRIDEARARFEAILDHASPLGLLAEGIDPDSGEQRGNTPQAYSHIGLLNSALYLAAADSSGESIAPERNESLLDDGSTGAIARRPNDRE, encoded by the coding sequence ATGCAGTACAAACCCCTCGAGGAGTACGGTGCGATCGGTGACGGGAACACGGTCGCGTTAGTCGGTCGCGACGGGTCGATCGACTGGTGTTCGTTCCCGCACGTGGAGTCGCCGAGCGTCTTCGCCGCGATACTCGATGCCGACCGCGGCGGCCACTTCGCCGTGCGGCCGACGCAGTCGTTCGAATCCGTCCAGCAGTATCGAGATCGAACCAACGTCCTCGAGACGACGTTTCGGACCGCCGGCGGCAGCGCGACGGTGACGGATTTCATGCCCGTCGCCGAGGCGACCGAATCCGTGACGGACGACCGATCACCGACCGTCTATCGGAAACTGGGCTGCGAGGACGGTTCGCTCGAACTCGCGGTCGCGTTCGAACCGCGATTCGACTACGCGCGGGACGTACCCGATGTCGAACTGACGAACGAAGGTGTCGTTGCGGGCGACGACGACAAGCGAGTGATCGTGTCCAGCGACGTTCCACTCGAGCCGTCGGCCGACGGCCATGCCGCTGACGCGACGGTGACGCTCGAGGCCGGCGAGACGCGCTGGCTGGTGCTGAGCTACGGCGAGGCGGTCCCACACGAGCCGTCGTGCCATCAGAAGACGCTCGCCGATACCGTCGAGTACTGGCGGGAGTGGACGCACGACTGTGACGGGACCGACTGCCCCGTCGGCGGCCCGTGGCACGACCTCGCGGTCCGGTCGTCGCTCGTCCTCAAACTCCTCCTCCACCGGGAGAGCGGTGCGGTGTGTGCGGCCCCGACGACGTCGCTGCCCGAGGACCTCGGTGGCGTCCGCAACTGGGACTATCGATTCAACTGGATCCGCGACGCGGCCTTCACGGTCCGGGTGCTGTCCGAACTCGGTCATCTCGAGGAAGCCCGCTCGTACTTCGAACTCTGTCTCGACCACTGTCGCGGCCACGATCCCGAATCGGTGCCGCCGGTTTACGGCCTCCACGGCGAAGCGGTCTCCGACGAAACGGTCCTCGATCACTTGAGCGGGTACGAGGGATCGGCCCCCGTTCGTATCGGCAACGCGGCCAAAAACCAACATCAGCTTGACGTCTACGGTGAACTGATCCTCACAATCTACGAGAGTATCCGCTACGGCGAACCGATGACGTACGACGATTGGTCGGTGATGCGGGACCTCATCGACTACGTCTGCGAGGGGTGGGACGAGCCCGACGCCGGCATCTGGGAGGTTCGATCGGACTACGAACAGTTCGTCTACTCGAAGGTGATGTGCTGGACGGCCCTCGATCGGGGGATCGAACTCGCCGAAACGGCTGACGACCTTTCGGCGCCGATCGCGCGCTGGAGGACGTGCCGCGACGACGTTCGCCGGGCGATCCTCGAGCGGGGATACAGCGAGGAAGCGGACAGTTTCGTGCGATCGTTCGGCGACGAGGAGGTGCTCGACGCGTCGAATCTCCTCGTCCCGATCGTCGGATTCCTCCCGCCCGACGACGCTCGCGTCCAGGGGACGATCGACGCGACGATCGAGCGCCTGACCACTGACGACGGACTCGTCCGGCGCTACGAGGGTGACGACGGACTCCCCGGCGAAGCGAGTCCCTTCGTCGTCTGCTCGTTCTGGCTCGTGAGTGCACTGGCGCTCTCGGGACGGATCGACGAGGCGAGAGCGCGTTTCGAGGCGATCCTCGACCACGCCAGTCCGCTCGGATTGCTGGCGGAAGGGATCGATCCGGATTCCGGTGAACAGCGCGGGAACACCCCGCAGGCGTACAGTCACATCGGACTGCTCAACAGCGCGCTCTACCTCGCCGCCGCCGACTCGAGTGGCGAGTCGATAGCGCCCGAACGCAACGAGTCGCTCCTGGACGACGGCTCGACCGGGGCGATCGCCCGCCGGCCGAACGACCGCGAGTGA
- a CDS encoding COG1361 family protein — protein sequence MSELTIYDSHGNPYGDGGRGRSNDRIEEFFFGGVKLYLDAGSRTELVVFFRARESNVGRAEQFYAVYTTRNTRNLFENFRSELRQRVETEYGMSIETSSDDVRVYESLGGRNDSVPGSEFDHSVVSNLLQSGKRLRFGVSSASGALALCSKYLQGPANRVAIADNTSIDAIESCDLAVEVGTHRGLEPLGETGRLMDEQRRSMEGQLINEKVATIKQEVDDLRTKTSKSDEQIRNRLKRQISIFETPPPPSSTGGRFDALPNLSRPQKLAGGAVVLVILIALVSVVASGLLGVGPVADTLVFGDDESEATLESVTVAGDEIANFDEQQNVTLSEGELRVAGETNRDAVQIIFIPDDGSGNATSEPDIGDDGSFDATLTEVEPGSGELLVKVGTDDGEFESKTSKSVRLNVESETDAPTLELESIGDESFDDLEAAENAAVTLSGDELAIEGSTNQETVEVSFEPVDGGNQTNGSIAVENGSFAGTLSGLEPGSGDLRVEAGSDDGEFESEINESVTVELEPEPTLETDSVGDESFDELQAAENATVTLSGGELTIEGTTNQEAVKVSFESETGDDHTPDPIDVEDGSFTVTLSDLEPGSGELHVKAGSDDGEFESAIDESVTVELEPEPTLEDVTVGDKRFDELGEDENVTVTDGELTIEGSTNQETVEVSFEPEDGSETVRNTTDVGDGSFTVTLSGLESGSGELLVKTGLDDETDEAEVERRAAIRLESNGSN from the coding sequence ATGTCAGAACTAACGATATACGATTCACACGGAAACCCCTACGGAGACGGCGGGAGAGGGCGTTCGAACGACCGGATCGAGGAGTTCTTCTTCGGCGGCGTCAAGCTGTACCTCGACGCCGGCTCCCGGACGGAACTGGTCGTCTTCTTCCGCGCTCGAGAATCGAACGTCGGTCGCGCCGAACAGTTCTACGCCGTGTACACCACGCGAAACACGCGCAACCTGTTCGAGAACTTCCGGTCGGAGCTCCGCCAGCGGGTCGAGACCGAGTACGGAATGTCGATCGAGACGTCGTCCGACGACGTCCGGGTGTACGAGTCGCTCGGCGGTCGGAACGACTCCGTTCCCGGCTCGGAGTTCGACCACTCCGTCGTCTCGAACCTGCTGCAGTCGGGGAAACGGCTGCGGTTCGGCGTGTCGTCCGCGAGCGGTGCACTGGCCCTCTGCTCGAAGTACCTTCAGGGACCGGCAAACCGGGTCGCGATCGCGGACAACACATCGATCGACGCCATCGAGAGCTGCGATCTGGCGGTCGAAGTCGGAACCCATCGAGGCCTCGAGCCGCTGGGTGAGACGGGCCGCCTGATGGACGAGCAGCGCCGGAGCATGGAGGGCCAGTTGATCAACGAGAAGGTCGCGACGATCAAACAGGAGGTCGACGACCTCCGGACGAAGACCAGCAAGAGCGACGAACAGATCCGAAACCGGCTCAAACGGCAGATATCGATCTTCGAGACGCCTCCGCCGCCGTCCAGTACCGGCGGTCGGTTCGACGCGCTACCGAACCTGAGCCGTCCCCAGAAGCTCGCCGGGGGCGCGGTCGTTCTCGTAATTCTGATCGCGCTCGTTTCGGTCGTGGCGTCAGGTCTGTTGGGAGTCGGACCGGTCGCGGACACGCTCGTCTTCGGTGACGACGAATCGGAGGCCACTCTCGAGAGCGTTACCGTGGCGGGAGACGAGATAGCGAACTTCGACGAGCAACAGAACGTCACGCTCTCCGAGGGCGAATTGCGCGTCGCCGGCGAGACGAATCGGGACGCGGTACAGATTATATTTATTCCCGACGACGGCAGCGGGAATGCGACCAGCGAGCCCGACATCGGAGACGACGGCTCGTTCGACGCAACGCTGACCGAGGTCGAGCCCGGCAGCGGCGAACTGCTCGTCAAAGTCGGAACGGACGACGGCGAGTTCGAGTCGAAAACCAGCAAGTCGGTACGGCTCAACGTCGAGAGCGAGACGGACGCTCCGACTCTCGAGCTCGAGTCGATCGGCGACGAGTCGTTCGACGACCTCGAAGCGGCTGAAAATGCAGCGGTGACGCTGTCGGGCGACGAACTGGCTATCGAAGGGTCGACGAATCAAGAGACCGTCGAGGTCTCGTTCGAGCCCGTGGACGGCGGTAACCAAACCAACGGCTCGATTGCCGTCGAGAACGGCTCGTTCGCCGGCACGCTGTCCGGACTCGAGCCCGGCAGCGGTGACCTCCGCGTCGAAGCGGGCTCGGACGACGGCGAGTTCGAATCGGAAATCAACGAGTCGGTGACGGTCGAACTCGAGCCCGAACCGACTCTCGAGACCGATTCGGTCGGCGACGAGTCGTTCGACGAGCTCCAAGCGGCTGAAAACGCGACGGTGACGTTGTCGGGCGGCGAGTTGACGATTGAGGGGACGACGAATCAGGAGGCCGTTAAGGTCTCGTTCGAGTCCGAGACTGGGGACGACCACACTCCCGACCCGATCGACGTCGAAGACGGCTCGTTCACCGTCACGCTGTCCGATCTCGAACCCGGCAGCGGCGAACTCCACGTCAAAGCGGGGTCGGACGACGGCGAGTTCGAGTCGGCAATCGACGAGTCGGTGACGGTCGAACTCGAGCCCGAACCGACCCTCGAGGACGTTACGGTCGGCGACAAACGGTTCGACGAACTCGGGGAAGACGAGAACGTCACGGTCACGGACGGCGAGTTGACCATCGAGGGATCGACGAATCAGGAGACCGTCGAGGTCTCGTTCGAACCCGAGGACGGGAGCGAGACTGTCCGCAACACGACGGATGTCGGCGACGGCTCGTTCACCGTCACGCTCTCCGGACTCGAGTCCGGCAGCGGTGAACTCCTCGTCAAGACCGGACTCGACGACGAAACTGACGAGGCCGAAGTGGAACGTCGCGCGGCGATTCGGCTCGAGTCGAACGGCTCGAACTAA
- a CDS encoding site-specific integrase, protein MDASNSVVRIPKEDSAKNTEHWRCSLSERTVMAVERWLEERSCREKYEDTEQLWLTRFENPYSTGSLNRMFREICAEAGIAVEDRDLTWYSMRHSVGTYMAKELTVKAAAAQLRYRSIKSTLRYDRVPIEERKAALERMG, encoded by the coding sequence ATAGACGCGTCGAACAGCGTGGTACGGATTCCGAAGGAGGATTCGGCGAAGAACACGGAACACTGGCGGTGTAGCTTGTCGGAGCGAACGGTGATGGCAGTCGAGCGGTGGCTCGAAGAACGGAGCTGCCGGGAGAAATACGAGGACACCGAACAACTCTGGCTCACCAGATTCGAAAATCCGTATTCGACCGGATCACTGAACCGAATGTTTCGAGAGATCTGTGCAGAGGCCGGAATCGCGGTGGAGGACCGCGACTTGACGTGGTACTCGATGCGCCACAGCGTCGGGACGTACATGGCGAAGGAATTGACGGTGAAGGCAGCCGCAGCGCAGTTGCGCTATCGATCGATCAAATCTACGCTGCGGTACGATCGAGTGCCGATCGAGGAACGAAAGGCGGCACTCGAGCGGATGGGCTGA
- a CDS encoding vitamin K epoxide reductase family protein, translating into MTDDRHDDSNGEPDATTTDARERRSSVDGGGENDGDRDRDTDTGEERGGTGGEDHDGDDGGSMRPGDMMLAHPTKEVWVQYAVISLGVWLLASVPALSYESALMTWSTVATGLVLIALAGLTIYRESGYANYANGFVGLWLVFSPIAFAAPTAAAYANNTLVGVMVITFTVLIVMRSEMDGPTVPPGWSYNPSTGAQRAPLIALGIFGFFASWYMAAFQLGYIESVWDPLYNPGTRGVLTSRVSKAFPVSDAGLGAVAYSVEALMGFMGDRRRWRTMPWMVAFFGVVVIPLGFVQVLLVIMQPIMVGTWCTLCLLSAFGMLWMISLTVDEVVAMGQYVVRLMRRGDSLWTAFWMGGTIPEDEAGVDERETRPIGDSPIGEPFWGVSVPWTLLGAMALGVWLMLSPTLFGTTGLMADSSHLVGSLVVSFTVIATGEPARAVRFCNIPLAVWIVVAPWLFSGVPTVAAINAVIAGALILILSVPRGPITDRYGGWERYASSETVDRLNPLSS; encoded by the coding sequence ATGACCGACGACAGACACGACGATTCGAACGGAGAACCGGACGCCACGACGACCGACGCTCGAGAGCGCCGCTCGAGTGTCGACGGTGGCGGTGAAAACGACGGGGATCGCGACCGGGATACCGATACCGGCGAGGAACGCGGCGGAACCGGGGGTGAGGATCACGACGGAGACGACGGTGGCTCGATGCGGCCGGGAGACATGATGCTCGCTCACCCGACGAAGGAGGTGTGGGTCCAGTACGCCGTCATCTCGCTGGGCGTCTGGCTCCTCGCGAGCGTCCCGGCGCTGAGCTACGAGAGCGCGCTGATGACGTGGAGTACCGTCGCTACCGGACTCGTGCTTATCGCGCTCGCGGGACTGACGATCTACCGGGAGAGCGGCTACGCCAACTACGCTAACGGCTTCGTCGGCCTCTGGCTGGTGTTCTCGCCGATCGCATTCGCGGCGCCGACGGCCGCGGCGTACGCCAACAACACGCTCGTCGGTGTCATGGTGATCACGTTCACGGTCCTCATCGTGATGCGCTCGGAGATGGATGGCCCGACCGTCCCACCTGGCTGGTCGTACAACCCCTCGACGGGCGCACAGCGCGCCCCGCTGATCGCGCTCGGAATCTTCGGTTTCTTCGCCTCGTGGTACATGGCCGCCTTTCAGTTGGGCTACATCGAGAGCGTCTGGGATCCGCTGTACAATCCCGGAACCAGGGGGGTCCTCACGTCCCGAGTATCGAAGGCGTTCCCGGTCTCCGACGCCGGCCTCGGCGCAGTGGCCTACTCGGTCGAGGCCCTGATGGGATTCATGGGCGATCGCCGGCGCTGGCGGACGATGCCGTGGATGGTCGCCTTCTTCGGCGTCGTCGTGATCCCGCTGGGCTTCGTGCAGGTGCTGCTGGTCATCATGCAGCCGATCATGGTCGGGACGTGGTGTACCCTCTGTCTCCTCTCGGCCTTCGGCATGCTGTGGATGATCTCGCTGACGGTCGACGAGGTGGTCGCGATGGGCCAGTACGTCGTCCGACTGATGCGCCGAGGCGACAGCCTCTGGACCGCCTTCTGGATGGGCGGCACGATTCCCGAGGACGAGGCCGGTGTCGACGAACGCGAAACGCGGCCGATCGGCGACTCTCCGATCGGCGAACCGTTCTGGGGCGTCTCGGTCCCGTGGACGCTGCTCGGTGCGATGGCGCTCGGCGTCTGGCTCATGCTCTCGCCGACCCTCTTCGGGACGACGGGGCTCATGGCCGACAGCAGCCACTTGGTCGGTTCGTTGGTCGTCTCCTTTACCGTGATCGCGACGGGCGAACCAGCTCGCGCCGTTCGGTTCTGCAATATTCCGCTCGCCGTCTGGATCGTCGTCGCTCCGTGGCTGTTCAGTGGCGTCCCGACGGTCGCCGCGATTAACGCCGTCATAGCCGGCGCGC
- a CDS encoding SPW repeat domain-containing protein, whose amino-acid sequence MDVTTKLTVGGNGVLGCWLIAAPFVLGTSAAGRWNDVIVGTAVVLVAGYNYVRAASRRPITATGAGLVAVLGLWLVVAPFVLGLEELALWNDVVSGTLVASFGSYNAYVAGSAPALRATAQ is encoded by the coding sequence ATGGACGTAACGACGAAATTGACGGTCGGCGGCAACGGCGTGCTCGGCTGCTGGTTGATCGCGGCACCGTTCGTCCTCGGCACGTCAGCGGCCGGTCGCTGGAACGACGTCATCGTCGGCACTGCGGTCGTCCTCGTCGCCGGCTACAATTACGTCAGGGCAGCCAGCCGGCGACCTATAACCGCGACTGGCGCAGGTCTCGTCGCGGTCCTCGGACTCTGGCTCGTCGTCGCGCCGTTCGTACTCGGTCTGGAGGAGTTGGCGCTGTGGAACGACGTCGTCTCGGGCACGCTCGTGGCGAGTTTCGGGAGCTACAACGCGTACGTCGCTGGCAGCGCGCCGGCCCTTCGAGCGACTGCCCAATAG
- a CDS encoding ArsR family transcriptional regulator, producing the protein MEGLTPFVEYNLLIGVVVALELLYFLSLEASVTAYRQFVLVTVGGLVLAVIGGPTAELFAPSLVHWLHGAAALLVVFGLYDPVANDIRTAEWAQVLLSEPARIRQPADWMTPMDDDILSTFHSADLILTPSIVACNTGFSRKEVNRRLIELDEHGLVEKVERGKYRMTQRGERYLRGQLRTVPTTNDDTDVRN; encoded by the coding sequence GTGGAAGGACTGACCCCCTTCGTCGAGTACAATCTACTGATCGGAGTCGTGGTCGCCCTCGAACTCCTCTACTTCCTCTCCCTCGAGGCCTCGGTGACGGCGTACCGTCAATTCGTACTCGTTACTGTCGGCGGGTTAGTTCTCGCTGTGATCGGCGGACCAACCGCTGAACTGTTCGCACCGTCGCTCGTTCACTGGCTCCACGGGGCCGCTGCCCTCTTGGTCGTCTTCGGCCTCTACGATCCCGTAGCAAACGACATACGGACGGCTGAGTGGGCACAGGTGTTGCTGAGCGAACCGGCCCGGATTCGCCAGCCAGCCGACTGGATGACGCCGATGGACGACGATATCTTGAGTACGTTTCACAGCGCCGATCTGATACTGACTCCGTCGATCGTCGCCTGCAACACCGGATTCAGTCGGAAGGAAGTGAACCGCCGGCTGATCGAACTGGACGAACACGGGCTCGTCGAGAAGGTCGAACGGGGGAAGTATCGAATGACCCAACGCGGCGAGCGATACCTTCGAGGACAGCTCCGTACAGTTCCGACGACGAACGATGATACCGACGTCCGAAATTAG